DNA sequence from the Sulfurimonas sp. HSL3-7 genome:
GGCTCCCAGGAAGCGGCGAGACGCATGGAGAAGACAGGCGGCGGCTCGATCATCTCGATGAGCTCGACGGGCAACCTCGTCTACACGCCGAACTATGCCGGTCACGGTACAAACAAAGCCGCAGTAGAGACCATGGTCAAATATGCTGCCGCGGAGCTGGGTTCAATGGGTATTCGCGTCAATGCCGTAAGCGGCGGTCCGATCGATACCGACGCCTTGAAAGCTTTCCCGAACTACGAAGAGGTCAAAGCAGAGGTCGCAAAACGTTCGCCTCTGAACCGTATGGGCGAGAGCGAAGACCTTACTGGCGCCTGCCTTTTCCTCTGTGACAAAGGTGCTTCATGGCTGACAGGTCAAACCATCATTGTTGACGGCGGTACAACCTTTACCTCGTAAGGTGCTAGCAGCCTTGCGGCTGCCAAGTCGAAGATGTACGCCCTGATGCAGGTTGGAGCATCTTCATGATATAACTATTGTTCAGTGTAGATACCATTGTAACGATCTACTTTGAACTGTATTTATAGATTTTCTGACAATTATAAAAGGACTATTTTGAACCTTCCAAATATTTTGGCACTTATTCGTCTCGCTATCGCTCCGGTCATGTTTTGGATCATCCTGAATCCCCAACTCTTCACAGACAACGGCTACGACATCAGCTGGAGCTACTACTTCGCTTCCCTGCTCTTTGTATTGGCGAGCATTACCGACTATTTTGACGGCTTTATCGCACGCGAACTCGACCAGAAGACGGTACTCGGTGCCATTATTGATCCCCTTGCCGACAAGATGTTGGTTATGGCGGCCTTTCTAGGTCTGATGGTCGCCGGCGATGCCTCGGTCTGGGCGATCTACATCATCATCGTGCGCGAGCTCTTTATTACCGGCCTGCGTACCGTTGCGGTCTCGGAAGGTATTGATGTCTCCGCTTCATGGGCCGGTAAAGTCAAGACCGTCTCACAGATGTTCGCGATCGGTTTTCTGCTGATGCACTGGCCGTTTGCAAACCTGCTGCTCTGGATCGCCGTCATCCTGACTATCTATTCCGGCCTGGAGTACCTTATTGGGTTCTGGGGCTCATTCAAACAAAAGGCGGTATAGATGGGCTGGCTTGTCTCCTTAGTCGTACTCTCGGCACTGATCTTTTTTCACGAACTTGGCCACTATTTAGCAGCCCGTTTTTTCGGTGTCTATGTCGAGGTCTTCAGTGTCGGTTTTGGCAAAAAGGTCGCCTCGTTCCGCCTTTTCAACACCGAGTGGCGCATCGCGATGATCCCGCTTGGCGGCTATGTCAGGATGAAGGGTCAGGATGACCTTGACCCGACCGCGATCAGCAGCGATTCAGACTCTTACAACGCCAAGGCCCCATGGCAGCGTATCATGATCCTGGCGGCCGGTCCGGCGGCAAACTTTGTGATCGCCTTTTTTCTCTACCTCTTTATCGGTCTGGGATCACCGCAGGTACTGGCGCCGGTTGTCGGTGATGTTGTCAAAGACTCCCCTGCCTTTGTCGGCGGTGTGGAGAGCAATGACACCATCAAAGCTATCAACGGCCGGGAGATAGCGACTTGGGAAGAGATGTCCACTATCATCAAAGAGTCCAGCGGCACACTCGACCTGACCATTGAACGGGGAAATTACATTCAACATCTTCAGGTCACGCCGACAATACAGGAGACGACCAACCTCTTTAACGAAAGAGTACATCGGCGCATGGTGGGAATCGGCTCGGCCGGCGTTGCGACGACGCTTGACCTGAATCTGTTCGAGTCCATAGGCTATGCGGCACATGAGACCTATAAAGCATCAACACTCATCTTTAAAGGGGTGCAGAAGCTTATTACCGGCGATGTCCCGGCCAAAGAGCTCGGCGGCGCCATCAGTATCGTCAAGATCACGGCCGATGCCAGCGAAAACGGCTGGATGGCCGTTTTCTTTTTTGCCGCCCTGATATCCGTGAACCTTGGTGTGCTGAATCTCCTACCTATCCCGGCACTCGATGGCGGTCACATCATGTTCAACCTCTATGAGATGATCACTAAACGTATGCCGAGCGAAGCTGTTTTATACAAACTCACCATTTTGGGTTGGGCCCTGCTGCTTGGGCTGATGACCTTGGGTATCTATAATGATATCAACAGGTTAATGCAGTAATAATCTACCTATGTGTGTAAAAGGATGACCATGAACCAACTGGAATACAAACGTCACATCGACGCCATCATCGAAAAGATCGAGGCTGCGCGCATCAAAGTAAGCGAGCACCATATCGTCAAGATCGTTGCGGTAAGCAAATACTCCGATACCGAAGCGATCAAGCGGCTCTATGAGATTGGCCAGCGCGCCTTCGGCGAAAACCGGGTACAGGACCTTATCGCCAAGCAGGAAGTGCTCGATGAGCTTCCACTGGAGTGGCACTACATTGGAAATCTGCAGCGCAACAAGCTCAACGCCCTTATCAAAGCCGACCCTTTCCTTTTCCAATCCCTTGATACTGTCGAACTTGCCAATGCCCTTCAGCGCCGTCTTCTTGACCGGGATACCACGATGGACTGCCTCCTGCAGATCAACTCTGCCAACGAAGCGACAAAGGCCGGTGTCGCACCTGAAAAAGCAAAAGATACCTATGCATACATCAGAGAGAACTGCCCCAACATCAACCTTAAAGGGGTGATGAGTATCGGTGCGCATACCGATGATCAGGATGTTATCAAAAAAAGTTTCGAGACCACCTACAAGATTTATGAAGAGCTCGACAATGCCACGATCTGTTCCATGGGGATGAGCTCCGATTTTGAGCTTGCAATCAGCTGTGGCTCCAACATGCTTCGTCTTGGATCGATCATGTTCCCGGGTGATCGCCAGGCTGTATAGTCTACGGCCAGAAGCCGTAAATTTCCGCATAAACCCCTCTAGCATCCAAATCATTTTCTTCTGCAACAATGTAATATATGCATATCTTATATTATGAATAAGTAATATTATAAGTAATTAAAATACCATATATAAGTAGTGTATAATTTTTACTTATTTATATCAACTTTTTATCACAACGGTATCAAACATATTTCACTTAAAGCTGTATTTAAACTCAACATGTAAAGATATAAAGATTTTTAATGCAAGGAGTGCATAAGATGAAACGAAACACATGGGGGATTTCTGCTTTTTTAGCGGGTGCCCTGACAATCTCAACTGCGTCTATGGCGTCGGCTTCTACAGGTTATGACCAGAATCCGCCATTCAAACTTAGCAAACTCAAAAGTGAAACGATTAACGTTGCCGGGAAAAAGGTAAAATCCTATAACCCTGTCAATGATGTCAACCTTTTTATCAACTATGAACTTGGTATGCACTGTGTCGGCTTTGAAATGAGCTACTGCTGTGTTATCCCTCCATACAACTCGATCCAATCACAAGCGGTTAGATCGGGAACCAAAGGAGACCTTCCAAAGCTTCTCACACCAAACGATAATGTCAAGATGTATTACTACACCAAAGACAACTCGTACAGTGAAGGGAACAAGATGCGCTACTGGGGCGTCCTGAAAGATGTCGACGGCAACGGCCGCATGGACGATCCGGGCGACAACGTTGCCAACTATGTCTGGAAACACCTCTTTATCTATAAAGACCTTGAAGGGACTAAACCGGCAGGTGCGACGAAAGAGAACCGTCTCTATGTCGGTAAAGACATCAAAGTACCTATCGATTCAGGCCCGACCGGAAAACACATCGCCGGCGGCTATCTTGAATACTCTGGAAAAGACGGCAGCAACGTTGTTTTCACCGATACCTTGGTACCGGCTGTTACAGACATTCCGCTTGTTCTGACAGCGTCACACCTTTGGGATGCACTGGGTCTTCCTCTCACTGCGTTTAATGACTCTACCCGTAGAGGTAGTATCCGTTCAGTGACCGAGAGAGACTTCCAACCTTTTCAAAAATCAACTGTTCAACTTCATAATAACGAAGGCAAACCGCTGACAGACAAAAATGGCCAACTGATTGAGTATTTCGGTACCAACCCGGTTGATATCCCGAACTGTTATGCTTGTCACTCCCGCCAGGGTAAAGCAGCAGAGATGGCGCGTGCCGAAGGTCTGACACAGTCGGACAAAGAGTACGCATACTGGAAAACCTACCCGGATGAGAGTGAGTATATGGCACGCCTGAGTGAAGCTTCGATCAATATCCTTTCGCTTCATGATGCGCACCATGGTACGACCTTCCTCTCGGACTATAATGACAAAGCCTCATCATCACGCCTTGGTAAGACAGGTGAGATCAACTGTGCCGACTGTCACGGTGACAATGTCTCGGGTAACCTCCAGGAGCCGCGTCCAGGTGCGACAGGGTACAAAACAGTCAAGGCAAAAACACTGACCGAAGCGATCCACAGTTTCCACCTTGCAATGGTACCGATGCCGGATGGCGGAAAACGTTCACAGGCTTGTCAATCGTGTCACCCGACACACTTCCAGGATCCTGCGATGAACGACGACTCCAACCCGTTCCGTGTGACTGACCGTTACGGCGAAGGCCGTTTCTCCAAAGGGGATATCCGTCAAAGCGGCGGTGGCTGTTACGTACGTCGTGACGCCCACTCCAACCCGGATGCCAAACCGCCTTTCTTCCTCAATGAGTACGGTAAATACCAGCTTAACGAGGTCTCTATGAAAGACGAACATGGCAAACCGGTTAAAGAGATGCGCGGTCTTTACTGTACAAACTGTCACACTAAAGTAGCGCAGAAGATGTACGAACTCGACGATCTTAAAGCGACACAAAAACTAGAGGGGAAATCTATCCGCGGCAACACGCTTAAAGAGATGATCAAAGCCGTTACAGATGGCGATGCGAAACGTTTCAACGCACTTGCCGACCCTAAAACCGACGGTAACAACGAAGTACTGAAATACTACTCTGAGCATAAGTCGGCGACACTGGTTAAAAACGTGGCAAAAGAGGGTCTTGACCTTAAACCGTGGAATCACCCTAAAGGCGGTGAAGTACCATACGCGGCAGCTTCCGGCGGTAACGACTGGTGGTTGAGTGCATCTGAGCCTCACTGTGCGGATTGTCACATCGCGCCGTTTGTCGAGAGCGAAGGTGGCCAATACTTCCCGATCGATCAGCCGAACAAACTGTCGCTGTATCGTTACTCTAAAGCACACGGCGACCTGGCATGTCAGACATGTCACGAATCGACGCACGGGCTTTACAGTACACGCTTCGACGGGCCTGAACGTTCAGTTGATGTAACAACGCACGAGCAGGCACTGCAGTACAGCCCGGATGGCGAATATGCCGGACCGGTAACATGTGCTGCATGTCACAGTGTCAATGACAAAGGTGTTCCGGTACAACTCACCGGTACCGCGTACGAGAAAGATTACTGGGCTTCTGTAACACTTGCACACTTCATGCGTTCAGGTGACCAGAAACTATCGATCAAAGACCTTGTAAAGAAATATCCTTACAAAGAGTCTAACACTATCGTTAAAAAAGGATGGAAGTAATTCCTTCTTTCTCTGTTCAGGCCTTTCGGCCTGAACACCCTCTTCCCTAATCCCTGTTTCCGTAGCGGTCTCTGACACTCACCATTATTACGGAAAAGATGTAAACACTATTTTTTGTATTGTAAACCAGCTGTTTTATGATTTACGATTTTTTTGCGATGATTACAACATAAAATCTTCTGAATGAATTTTTATCGGAGATAGATATGTTACGCATAGAAATTTTTACGGACTATGTCAAACACCAAAAAAGTCTCAAGGAGTATATTGAGATACGAACAACGATCCATGAACGGGGCGAGTTTGACGATGCGTCATTAAACAGGGCCGAAGAGAAGAACCCGATATTTACAAAGGAATGAATCGAACACTGGAAAAACTATACGAACGTAACATCGGTTTGACCATCGAATATCCCATCGATTTTATCCGTCAGGTACTGAAGATGTAATGCAATACCTTGCCCCCTGTTCAGGTCTATGAAGAGTATAAACGCGTTCTTGATCACTACTATCATGATGTCTGACACAATTATCTTTTATTTCTTTACACTTTTGCGATTTTTTTACGAGTTATTTTCTTTAAGATAGATGCCGCACATTAATTATACAGGAGTATCAACTGATGAAAGAGTATATGCCGTTTATCAATGGAAAGAACAAGCCCTCACACCCGGGAAAGGTAATCGACGATGTCAACCCTTCGACCGGAGAGGTCTTTGCCAAAGTGCATTTGGCAAGTAAAGAGGAGATCGAAGAGGCCATCAGTACGGCTTACGCGGCATCTAAGCTCTGGGCAAAAACAACGCCGAGAGAAAAAGAGGCGGTACTTTTAAGAGCCGCCGATATTTTCGAGAGCCGCGAAGATGAGATCAGGACTATTCTGATGCGAGAAAGCGGTTCGGTCTATGCAAAAGCGATGTTTGAAATCGCGCTCGTTGCTGACATTTTGCGTGTCGCTGCCGGGGAAGCCAGACGTGTTTTCGGCCAGACATTCACCTCCAACGATCCTGGTGTGTTCTCCTACAGCACACGCCGTCCATTAGGCGTTATCGCCGGGATATCGCCCTTTAATGCACCGATGATTCTAAGCACAAAGAAATTTGCCATGGCCATCGCTGCAGGCAATGCATTTGTATTGAAGCCGTCAAGCCATACACCGGTCTGCGGTCTTGTTTTCGGTGAGATCTTTAAAGAAGCGGGTCTGCCGGACGGCGTTTTGAACATCATCCCATGTTCAAGCGGCGACCTGGGAGAGACCTTTCAAACCGATCCGCGTATTGCCATGATCACCCTGACCGGTTCAACGCATGTCGGAAAATTGGTCGCGGCGTCGGCGGCGATGCACCTGAAGAGATGTACCGTTGAACTCGGCGGTAAGTCGCCGACCATCGTACTCGGGGACGCCGATGTTGATTATGCCGTCAATACCGCGATCTTCAGCACTTTTCTCCATCAGGGACAGATTTGCATGGCAGGTTCACGCATTATCGTCGAAGAGAATATCTATGATGCGTTTTGCGAAAAGTTTACTGCCAAGGTTAAAACGCTGAAAGTGGGCAATCCGGAAGACCCCACCACGATTATCGGGCCTCTTATCGAAGAGGCGCAATGCCACTTTATAGACGGATTGATCGATGATGCAGTTGAGAAAGGGGCGACGCTGCTCTCCGGGCGCGAGCATGAAGCATGTTTTTATCAACCGACTGTTGTCGCCAATGTGACCGGAGAGATGCTGATCTTTCATGAAGAGGCCTTTGGCCCCGCTGCCGCGATCATCAAAGCACACGATATCGATCACATTATCGAACTTGCCAACAACAGCTTCTACGGGCTCAGCTCATCACTTATTACCGATAATTTGAGTGCCGCATTGCAACTTTCCGAAGAGATCGAATCGGGTATGGTGCACATCAACGGGCCGACCATCCAGGATGAAGCCCATATTCCGTTCGGAGGCGTCAAAGAGAGCGGCATGGGGCGCGAGGGAGGTCATTTTGCTATCGAAGAGATGACCGAACTAAAATGGGTAACCGTCGAAGCCGCAGGTAACAGGGACTACCCTTTTTAAAATCCTGCCCCCTTTTGGGATCGAGCCTCTCTGGATCCTATTTAACTCTTTAACTGTATAGGTTTCAAAATGATCAATAAATTATCGGGTATCCCGATCAACAAAGCGTTGAAAAAATATATTTTTATTTTTATCGGGGCCTCTTCATTGGCCCTGGGCATTGTACTGTTTTTACTCCCAAATCACATCGTAGCCGGAGGAACACCCGGCATATCGATATTGTTAAACTACTTGACCGGTATTCCGGCGGGTATGCTGATGTTTCTGATCAACATACCTCTCGTCTTGATGAGTATAAAATATATCAGCAAAGGGTTTGCGGTCCGAACCGTCTTTTCGATTGTCGTTTCATCTTCGATGGTCGATTTTTTACGCGAATACATTCAGGTCGCCCCCTGGACGAACGATCCCATTTTGGGCAGTCTGTTCGGCGGCATCGCCATCGGCATAGGGCTCGGATTTATCATCGCCGGCAATGCTTCGGCCGGAGGCCCATCTATTGTTGCAAGGTATATAGCGGATAAGATGGAATGGAGACAGAACAACGTCAT
Encoded proteins:
- the pgsA gene encoding CDP-diacylglycerol--glycerol-3-phosphate 3-phosphatidyltransferase translates to MLNLPNILALIRLAIAPVMFWIILNPQLFTDNGYDISWSYYFASLLFVLASITDYFDGFIARELDQKTVLGAIIDPLADKMLVMAAFLGLMVAGDASVWAIYIIIVRELFITGLRTVAVSEGIDVSASWAGKVKTVSQMFAIGFLLMHWPFANLLLWIAVILTIYSGLEYLIGFWGSFKQKAV
- a CDS encoding YggS family pyridoxal phosphate-dependent enzyme; the protein is MNQLEYKRHIDAIIEKIEAARIKVSEHHIVKIVAVSKYSDTEAIKRLYEIGQRAFGENRVQDLIAKQEVLDELPLEWHYIGNLQRNKLNALIKADPFLFQSLDTVELANALQRRLLDRDTTMDCLLQINSANEATKAGVAPEKAKDTYAYIRENCPNINLKGVMSIGAHTDDQDVIKKSFETTYKIYEELDNATICSMGMSSDFELAISCGSNMLRLGSIMFPGDRQAV
- a CDS encoding enoyl-ACP reductase — protein: MQGKTLFVSGGTRGIGKAIVYAFAEKGCNVAFTYATNADTANEIIADVEAKFGIKARAYKLDILQPDTYKDVYKLFDEDFDRLDYFISNAIISGRAVVGGFGPFMRLKPKGLNNIWTATVDAFVVGSQEAARRMEKTGGGSIISMSSTGNLVYTPNYAGHGTNKAAVETMVKYAAAELGSMGIRVNAVSGGPIDTDALKAFPNYEEVKAEVAKRSPLNRMGESEDLTGACLFLCDKGASWLTGQTIIVDGGTTFTS
- a CDS encoding YitT family protein produces the protein MINKLSGIPINKALKKYIFIFIGASSLALGIVLFLLPNHIVAGGTPGISILLNYLTGIPAGMLMFLINIPLVLMSIKYISKGFAVRTVFSIVVSSSMVDFLREYIQVAPWTNDPILGSLFGGIAIGIGLGFIIAGNASAGGPSIVARYIADKMEWRQNNVIIIMDVMIVLAAGIAFASIEYALLSLMSVYATGRSLDMLISGRPSKKVVHIFSKNVSLLRHNIIEKLGSEDVVMEGVGFNTGETRKILMLVAENNTIRVLRKIVKEHDQEGFLVVIEASELH
- a CDS encoding aldehyde dehydrogenase family protein: MKEYMPFINGKNKPSHPGKVIDDVNPSTGEVFAKVHLASKEEIEEAISTAYAASKLWAKTTPREKEAVLLRAADIFESREDEIRTILMRESGSVYAKAMFEIALVADILRVAAGEARRVFGQTFTSNDPGVFSYSTRRPLGVIAGISPFNAPMILSTKKFAMAIAAGNAFVLKPSSHTPVCGLVFGEIFKEAGLPDGVLNIIPCSSGDLGETFQTDPRIAMITLTGSTHVGKLVAASAAMHLKRCTVELGGKSPTIVLGDADVDYAVNTAIFSTFLHQGQICMAGSRIIVEENIYDAFCEKFTAKVKTLKVGNPEDPTTIIGPLIEEAQCHFIDGLIDDAVEKGATLLSGREHEACFYQPTVVANVTGEMLIFHEEAFGPAAAIIKAHDIDHIIELANNSFYGLSSSLITDNLSAALQLSEEIESGMVHINGPTIQDEAHIPFGGVKESGMGREGGHFAIEEMTELKWVTVEAAGNRDYPF
- the rseP gene encoding RIP metalloprotease RseP, whose product is MGWLVSLVVLSALIFFHELGHYLAARFFGVYVEVFSVGFGKKVASFRLFNTEWRIAMIPLGGYVRMKGQDDLDPTAISSDSDSYNAKAPWQRIMILAAGPAANFVIAFFLYLFIGLGSPQVLAPVVGDVVKDSPAFVGGVESNDTIKAINGREIATWEEMSTIIKESSGTLDLTIERGNYIQHLQVTPTIQETTNLFNERVHRRMVGIGSAGVATTLDLNLFESIGYAAHETYKASTLIFKGVQKLITGDVPAKELGGAISIVKITADASENGWMAVFFFAALISVNLGVLNLLPIPALDGGHIMFNLYEMITKRMPSEAVLYKLTILGWALLLGLMTLGIYNDINRLMQ